DNA from Coriobacteriaceae bacterium:
CTCCCACCCCTCTGAGTCTTGCGAGGAGGGTGAGGTTGTCGCCTGCATCAAGGCCGAGATGGAGAGCCTTGGCTATGACGAGGTCAAGGTCGACGGCCTGGGCAACGTTATGGGCTTTATGGGCGAGGGCGACAAGATCATCGCCATCGACTCCCACATCGACACCGTCGGCATCGGCAACATCGAGAACTGGGATGCCGATCCCTATGAGGGCTACGAGACCGACGAGATCATCTACGGCCGCGGCGGCTCCGACCAGGAGGGTGGCATGGCTTCTGCTACCTACGCTGCCAAGATGATGAAGGACATGGGCCTCATCCCCGAGGGCTACAAGATCATGGTCGTCGGCACTGTCCAGGAAGAGGACTGCGACGGCATGTGCTGGCAGTACATCTACAACAAGGACGGCATTAAGCCCGAGTTCGTCATTTCCACCGAGCCCACCGACGGCGGCATCTATCGCGGCCACCGCGGCCGCATGGAGATCCGCGTCGACGTTCACGGCACCTCCTGCCACGGCTCCGCTCCCGACCGCGGCGACAACGCCATTTACAAGATGGCCGACATCATCGCCGACGTCCGCGCCCTCAACAACAACGGCTGCGACGAGTCGACCGACATCAAGGGCCTCGTCAAGATGCTCGACCCCAAGTACAACCCCGAGCACTTCGAGGACGCCCGCTTCCTGGGCCGCGGCACCTGCACCGTCAGTCAGATCTTCTACACCAGCCCCAGCCGCTGCGCTGTCGCTGACTCCTGTGCTATCTCCATCGACCGTCGCATGACCGCCGGTGAGACCTGGGAGTCCTGCCTGGACGAGATCCGCAACCTGCCGGCCGCCAAGAAGTACGGCGACGACGTGAAGGTCTCCATGTACATGTACGACCGTCCGTCCTGGACCGGCGAGGTCTACGAGACCGAGGCTTACTTCCCCACGTGGATCAACAAGGAGACCGCTCCGCACGTCAAGGCCCTCGTCGACGCCCACAAGGCCATGTTCGGTGACGGGCGCATCGGCTGCGAGCCCAGCATGGACAAGCGCACCGGTCGTCCGCTGTGCGACAAGTGGACCTTCTCCACGAACTGCGTTTCCATCCAGGGCCGCTATGGCATCCCCTGCGTCGGCTTTGGCCCGGGTGCCGAGTCTCAGGCTCACGCTCCCAACGAGGTCACCTACAAGGACGACCTGGTCACCGCTGCCGCCATGTATGTGGCTGCCCTGAACCTCTACGATCCGAGCCAGGCCGATGGCGATGCCACCGTGTTCCGCGCCGGTCTGACCAACAACAAGATCGACTAGTCCCATTCCTCGATCTTGTTGAGCCGGGGGCCGCTCGTGTCCCCGGCATCCCCTGTTGACTTGGGGCCCGCGGTCGTGATCTCCCATGCTTCCTCAACGGTAGCGGGTCCTCGTCATAGTGCTCGGCATGTTCTAGTCACATGCGCATGCCGGAGCACATCTACTCATTGCGATCGTTTCACCTTTAGAAAGGACATTTACATGGACGCCAAGTTTACCGAGCTCGTCGAGCAGCTGAACGGCCTCGATTTTAAGGGTATGTATGGCAGCGACTTCCTGCACACCTGGGACAAGACCACCGATGAGCTCAAGGCGCTCTACATCGTCGCCGACGCCCTGCGCGAGCTGCGCGAGAACAACGTTTCGTCCAAGATCTTCGATTCGGGCCTGGCCGTCTCCCTGTTCCGCGACAACTCCACCCGTACGCGTTTTTCCTTCTCTAAGGCCGCCAACCTGCTCGGCCTTGAGCTGCAGGACCTGGACGAGAAGAAGTCCCAGATCGCTCACGGCGAGACCGTCCGTGAGACCGCTACCATGATTTCCTTCATGGCCGACGTCATCGGCATCCGCGACGACATGTATATCGGCAAGGGCGACGCCTACATGGCCGAGGTTTCCGAGTCCGTGCAGCAGGCCTACGAGGACGGCGTTCTGGATCACCGTCCCACGCTCATCTCCCTGCAGTCCGACTCCGATCACCCCACGCAGTCCTCTGCCGACATGCTCTACCTCATCAACGAGTTTGGCGGCCTCGAGAACCTCAAGGGCAAGAAGGTCGCCGTCACCTGGGCCTATTCGCCCTCTTACGGCAAGCCGCTGTCTTGCCCGCAGTCGCTGATCAGCCTGCTGCCCCGCTTTGGCATGGACGTCACCCTGGCTCACCCCGAGGGCTACGACCTCATGCCCGAGGTCGTCGAGCGCGCCAAGGGCTATGCCGCCGAGTCCGGCACCACCTTTAAGCAGGTCAACACCATGGCCGAGGCCTTCGAGGGCGCCGACATCGTGATCCCCAAGAGCTGGGCTCCGTTTGCCGCCATGGAGAAGCGCACCAACCTGTACGCCGAGGGCGACGACGCCGGCATCGCAGCGCTCGAGAAGGAGCTGCTTGCCCAGAACGCTACGCATCAGGATTGGTGCTCCACGACCGAGCTCATGGAGAAGACCGCCAACGGCCAGGACACCATCTTTATGCATCCGCTGCCCGCCGACATCTCCGGTGTCTCCTGCGAGCACGGCGAGGTCAACGCCGACGTCTTCGATATGCACCGTGTGGGCATGTACAAGGAGGCCAGCTACAAGCCGTACGCCATCGCTGCCATGATGTTCCTGCAGAAGGTTGCCGATCCCGCTGCCGCCCTCAAGGCCCTCGACGAGCGCAACACCGCCCGTTGGTTCCAGGCCTAAAGCTGGGCTGAGAAATGGCTAAGCGTATCGTTGTCGCCCTGGGCGGAAACGCCCTCGGCGCCAACCTTCCCGAGCAGATGGAGGCCGTCAAGACGACTTCCAAGGCTATCGTCGACCTGATCGAGGAGGGCAACGAGGTCGTCGTCGTGCATGGCAACGGCCCCCAGGTGGGCATGATCGCCAACGCGATGGCCGAGCTCACGCGCTCTAACCCTCAGAAGTACATTCCCTGCCCGCTGTCCGTTTGCGGCGCCATGAGCCAAGGCTACATTGGCTATGACCTGCAAAACGCCCTGCGCGAGGAAATGCTCGACCGCAATATCGACAAGGGTGTCGCCACCGTGCTCACCCAGGTCGAGGTTGCGGCGGACGACCCGGCCTTTGCCGACCCGGTCAAGCCGATCGGTCCGTGGATGAGCGAGGCCGAGGCCAAGGAGCTGGAGGCCGACCGCGGCTACCAGTTCATCCACGACGAGAAGCAGGGCTTCCGTCGCGTGGTTGCCTCGCCCAAGCCCGTGAACATCGTCGAGCTCGACACCATCAAGTCGCTCGTCGAGTCTAACCACGTGGTGATTTCCTGCGGCGGTGGCGGTATTCCCGTCACCAAGTCCCAAGGCAACCACCTTAAGGGCGCTGCCGCCGTCATCGATAAGGACTTTGCGGCCGAGAAGCTCGCCGAGCAGCTCGATGCCGATGCCCTGATTATCCTGACGGCCGTGGAGAAAGTTGCCATTGGCTTTGGCACCGACCACGAGCAGTGGCTCGACACGCTGAGCACGGCTGACGTAAAGCGTCTGTCCGAGGCCAACGAGTTCGGTCGCGGCTCCATGCTGCCCAAGGTCCAGGCCGCCTCGACGTTTGCCGAGAGCAAGCCGGGCCGCACGGCGCTCATCACGCTGCTCGAGAAGGCGCGTGACGGTCTTGCCGGCAAGACCGGTACCACGTTTACCGGCGACGCTGAGTAGGCATATCGCACTGATGTAGAGGAGGGTGTCCTGCGCAGCGGGATGCCCTCCTTTGTGCTATGGAGCGCCAAGGGGCGTTCGCTGGAAAAACGAGCGCATGCCTGTTCCGACGGAGTGTGAGCTTGGTATGGTGGGTATAGCAACTATGGTGTCCAAGGCAGCCAGGGGAGGTTTGCGGAGATGAAACTTGGTTGCGTCATTATGGCTTCGGGCGAGGGCAAGCGGTTTGGCTCCAACAAGATGCTTGCCGATATCTATGGCGAGCCGCTGATTGCCCGGACCATCGATTCGGTTCCCCGGGGCTTTGACGTCGTGGTTTCGACGCGTTGGCCCGAGGTCGCTCAGATTTGCGAGGACAAGCATTGCCCGTGCGTGCTGCACGATGGCGAGCTGCGCAGCGAAAGCGTCCGTGCGGGCCTTTCGTGGGGAGTCGAACGCAACTGGAAAGGTTGCCTCTTTTTGCCGGGCGACCAGCCGCTCGTGAGTTCGGATTCTTTTGAGGCTATGGTTCGTGCATTTGACGAGCGTGGCCGCAAGCATCCGGTGCGTCTTGCGTGCAACGGTGAGCCTTCGAGCCCGGTGCTGTTTCCGGCGGAACTGTTCGATGCACTTATGTGTCTTGAGGGCAAGGACGGCGGCTGTTCGATCCTCAAGAGCCGTATCGACGTGGTGCTGGTCGAGACGCGTGCCTACGAGCTGTGGGACGTCGATACCGCCAAGGGACAGCAACGCATAACGGAGCATATCGCTGCCTGCTCGTATTTTGATCGCGTGGCCAACTGTATTAATCAATAAGGAGCAACATGATCATCATCAAAAACGGCGCGCTCGTGACGCCACAGGGACTTCGCCGCGCCGATCTTGCCATGGAGGGCGATAAGATCGTGCGGATCGCCGCGGCGATTGAGCCGGCCGAGGGCGATACCGTCGAGGATGCCGCGGGCTGCTGGGTGTTTCCCGGCTTTATCGACGGCCACACGCACATGCAGTGCTGGACCGGCATGGATTGGACAGCCGATAGCTTTGAGACCGGCACGCGCGCGGCCGCCTGCGGCGGCACGACGACCATCGTGGACTACGCGACGGCCGATCGCGGCGTGACTATGCCCGATGCCTTGGGCGAGTGGCATCGCCGCGCCGACGGAACCTGCACGGCCAACTACGCCTTTCATATGGCACTCGCCGAGTGGAACGAGCGCAACCGCGCCGACCTTTCGGCCATGCGCGAGGCGGGCGTATCGTCGTTCAAGACCTACTTTGCCTACGATCATCTGCGCCTGGACGATGCCGAGACGCTCGAGGTGCTCGAGGAGCTCAAGTATATTGGCGGCATACTGTGCGTGCATTGCGAGAACGGCACGCTGGTGAATGAGCTGCAGAAGCGCGTGTTTGAGCAGGGTATCCACGGGCCCGAGGGCCATGCGCTCAGCCGTCCGGATGTGTGCGAGGCCGAGGCAGTGAGCCGTCTGCTATATCTGGCGCACCTGGCCGGCGACGCACCGGTCAACGTGGTGCACCTTTCGACCAAGCTGGGGCTCGAGGCCATCCGTGCCGCCAAGGCGCGCGGGCAGAAGAATATCTATGTCGAGACCTGCCCTCAGTATCTGATGCTCGACGATACTTGCTACTTGGAGCAGGGTGAGGACGGCTTTGCGGGTGCCAAATATGTGATGAGCCCGCCGCTGCGTCATGCCGGCGACCGTGCCGCGCTGCGCGAGGCGCTTGTGGCCGGCGAGATCGATACGATTGCGACCGATCATTGCAGCTTTAACCTGCACGGGCAAAAGGACCGCGGGCGCGACGACTTCCGCGCGATTCCCAACGGCGGGCCCGGTGTGGAGCATCGTCCCGTCGCGATTGCCACGAGCTTTGAGGGACAGCTGGGTCCCGAGGATTTGTGCCGCTTGATGAGCGAGAACCCGGCGCGCGTCTTTGGCATGTATCCGCGCAAGGGCTGTCTTGCCGAGGGTGCCGATGCCGACGTGTGCGTGTGGGATCCCAAGGCGCGCTGGACAATCAGTGCCGCGACGCAGCATCAGGCCGTGGACTACACGCCGCTCGAGGGCTTTGAGGCGCACGGCCGCGCCAGGGCTGTGTTTGTGAACGGCGTGCTGGCCGCGCGCGACGGCGAGCCCACCGGAGCCCAACCCGGCCGCTACGTCCCCCGCTAGCAGGAAGGCCGCCAGGGTAGCTAATTTGGGACGGGGCTCTTTTAGCTACCCTTGCCTGCCTGATGATTTTTCTCTCAACATGGGGTAGCTAAAAGAGCCCCGTCCCAAATTAGCTACCCCTTGAGGCTGGTGGCGACGATGGGGCGGCTGAGGGCAGTCTCAAAGCGGCCTGCCACGGCCGGGTCGGCAAGCGTGTCGACTTGGTTGAGCATGATGCGGGCATTGTTGAGGTTCAGCATCCGCAGCTCGGCATTGAGCACCATGGCGACGTGCTCTGGGGTGGCAGCGTCGGTGGGCTCGCAGCCGCAGCGCTCGCAGAAGAGCTCGGGGCGGTGGACAACCTCGGCGACGGGCTTGCCCAGCCCCGAGGCGCCGACGACCCAGACAACGTTTGCCGTGGCGGCGGGAATTACCGGCTCCCAGGCGGCATGCGCCTTGAGCGGGAGTCGCTTGCTGCCATCTGCCTCGGCCAACACATAGTCAAAGCGCTGCGCCAGCTCGTTGAGCGGCTCGGCGGGGGCGGAGAGCTTGCCTGTCTCCGGGTCCAAAACACCCGCCTGGCAGATACTTCCGCGGCTCATGCCAGCGCATGCCTCGCAGGTGCAGCCGGGAACATGCAGGGCCCCCGGCTTCCAAGGCACGGCGTCCAGGCGACGGCTCGACCCGTCCCATGGCACACCGGCGACGGGAAACATGTGCGTGGTGGTACAGAGAAGCACCCTGCCGCCGGCGCGCATGAGCTCGAGACCCAGCGTCTTCAGCAATGTTGACTTGCCGCCACTGCCGATAATTGCGGTAATGCCTGGCTCGATCTTGAGCGCGGAGGCAAGGTTTCCACTCGTCGTTTCCATCTGTTCACCGCCGTATAATACTGTGATAATAAATAATCATCAGAGTAGCGGTCGAACCGCTTTTGCTCTGCTCAAACCGTAGCACAGGGAGGTGCCCCGGGAATGCTCGTTTATATTCGCGGTGCCGGCGATATCGCCACGGGCGTCGCCGCTCGCTTGGTGCGCGCCGGCGTGTCGGTCGTTATGGCCGATATCGCGGTTCCCACGTGCATCCGCCGCACAATCAGTTTTTGCGAGGCCATTCGCCTGGGCGAGGTCGAGGTCGAAGGCATTCGCGCTCGCTTGGCACAGACGCCGGCAGAGGCGCTTGCGATTACCGAGGCTGGAGACGTCGCCGTTGTGGTGGACCCCCAGGCCAAGATGCTCGGCGAGCTGAAACCCGCGGCTGTGGTCGACGCGATTTTGGCCAAGCGCAACCTGGGCACCACGCGCGACATGGCGCCTGCCGTCATCGCCGTGGGGCCGGGCTTTACCGCGCCGGTCGATTGCGACGCCGTGGTCGAGACCATGCGCGGGCATTTTCTGGGCCGCGTCATCACCCAGGGTTCGCCCCAGCCCAACACGGGCGTGCCAGGCATTATCGCCGGCTATGGCAAAGAGCGCGTTATTCACAGCCCCGCTGCCGGCGTGTTTCGGTCCGACCGCGCAATCGGCGACATCGTGAGTGCCGGAAACGTGATTGGCTACGCGGGAGATATGCCCATGCGCACGCAGATCGATGGCTGTCTGCGCGGGCTTTTGGCGAACGGCGTGCAGGCGACCGAGGGCTTTAAATGCGCCGATGTCGATCCGCGCGGCGATGCCAGCTATATCAACTACATTTCGGACAAAGCGACGTCGGTCGGCGGCGGCGTGCTCGAGGCACTCGCTATGCTCACCGATGTCTTTAGAGGATAGAAGGCGGCAATGGAAAAGCTCGATGTTGTGAATGCGGCGCTTGCCGCCCTGCGTGCTGGCGAGACGTGCGAACTCGTGGTCGTGGCCGGTACGGCGGGGTCGTCACCGCGCGGTGTGGGCGCATGGATGACTGTCTTTGCCGACGGCAGCCAGGCGGGCACCATCGGCGGCGGCAAGATTGAGCTCTTTGCGCTGGATGAGGCGCGCGAGCTCCTGAGCGCGGGACGGTCGCGTCTGGTCCGCTACACCATGGGCGGCGAGAACTCCGATACCGGCATGATCTGCGGCGGAGCCATCTGCCTGTGCTACCTGCATCTGGATGCGACCCAGGCACCGTTGTTCCAGGAAATTGCCGACGTCTTGGCCTATCGGCGCATCGGTGACTTCGTCATCGACTTTGAGCCGTTTATCGCGAGCGCGCTCGAGGGCGATGTGGCCGAGTACCATGGCGAGGAGTCGCGCCGTACCATTGTGGGCTGCCCCGGGCTTTCGCTGGTGGAGGAGGGGAGTAAGGTCACCTACACCAACGCCGCCTCCGAGATTCCCCCAGCGCATATCGAGACGCTCTGCCCCGAGGGCCTGACCTATATCTTTGGCTGCGGCCACGTGGGCGCCGCGACGGCGCGGGTGCTCACGGCGGCGGGCTTTGCCGTTGTAGCGTGCGACGACCGCCCCGGCACGTTGACACCCGAATGGGTGCCCGGTGTCTACGACCGTCGTCTGGTCGACTACAAGAAACTGAGCGAGCTGTGCCCCATCGGTCCGCGCGATCTGGTGGTGGTCGCCACAGCAGGTCACAAGTCCGATATCGACGTGGTGATTCAGGCCATGCGCGCCAAACCCGCCTATCTGGGCTGCTTGGGCTCGCGCCGTAAGACGGCCTTTGTACGCGCCCGTCTGGAGCAGGAGGGCTTTACGCAGGAGCAAATCGGCGAGCTGCACCTGCCGATCGGAGTCGCCATCGAGGCCGAGGACCCCGAGGAGATCGCCATCTCCATCGCCGCCGAGATGATCCACCTGCGTCGCACCAAGCTCGTCCCCCGCAAGCGCTAATCGCATCCCCACCAATAAGTTGCGGTGAAATACGGATTGTTTAAGCCTGTTAGGTTGCCAAACAGTCCCTATTTCACCGCAACTGCTTTTTGGGACCCATTTGTGCGGGGGAGTTGTGGAGTTGTGCAGGCAGACGAGGTTTTTCTGGAAATACGCACCCAATGCGCGTATAGTACCGATTGTTTTGTCGGCTCCTGCTGCGTCGAGTCCAAACCGCGAAATGCCATGAGCGGCGCGGATGCAGCCAGGAGGCACGAGGACAACCCATCGTGGCCACGCCCCGTGCTTAAAACCCCAAGAAGGAGTGAACAATGGCAGAAGAGAAGTATGTGCCGCGTCTGAAGACCAAGTACAACAACGAGGTCAAGCAGCAGCTTCAGGACAAGTTCCAGTACGAGAACGTCATGATGATCCCCAAGTTTGAGAAGATCGTCGTGAACATGGGTGTCGGCGAGGCCGCTACCGATTCCAAGGCCATCGACGGTGCCGTGCGCGACCTGCGCGCTATCACCGGCCAGCAGCCGATGATCACCCGTGCCCGCAAGTCCATCGCTACCTTCCGCCTGCGCGCTGGTATGCCGATCGGCTGCAAGGTTACCCTGCGTGGCGACCGTATGTGGGAGTTCTTCGATCGTCTGACCTCCGTCGCGATCCCCCGTATCCGCGACTTCCGCGGCATCTCCGCCAAGAGCTTCGACGGCCGTGGTAACTTCTCCATGGGCGTCACCGAGCAGCTCATCTTCCCCGAGATCGACTTCGACTCCGTCGATCACCAGCGTGGTATGGACATCACCTTCGTGACCACCGCCAACACCGATGAGGAGGCCAAGGCCCTTCTGGACGCCTTCGGTTTCCCGTTCAAGAAATAGGTTCACCTGCCCTAAAAGCGCCGTTTCCACAAGGGGACGGCGCTTGGGGCGAACAATACTCTATGTGAGGAGGATATAAGTGGCTAAGACATCGATGATCGTCAAGTGCAATCGCAAGCAGAAGTTCTCTACTCGTGAGTACACGCGCTGCCAGCGCTGCGGCCGTCCGCACTCTGTGTACCGCAAGTTCGGCCTGTGCCGTGTCTGCTTCCGTGAGCTTGCACTCAAGGGCGAGCTTCCCGGCGTTAAGAAGGCCAGCTGGTAAGTCACTACCAGCGTTTCAAGCATCCGTTTGGAACAGGGAAAACGCGCTAGTTAGGCTTTGCCGTTAAGGGCGGCGAAGAACCAAGAGCACGTGTTCATCAAGAACGAAGGAGAATCTGTATGAACCTTACAGACCCGATCGCAGATATGCTTACGCGCATCCGTAACGCTAACTCTGTGAACAAGGCCACGGTCTCTATGCCGAGCAGCAAGAAGCTCGTCGAGATCGCTCGTGTTCTGCACGAGGAGGGCTACATCGAGGGCTACGATGTCGAGGACACCGTTCCCCAGAAGACTCTGCACATCACGCTTAAGTATGGTCCCAAGAAGGCTAAGGTCATCAACGGCATCCGCCGCATTTCCAAGCCGGGCCTGCGTAAGTACACCGGCGTTGCCGACATGCCCCGCGTCCGCGGTGGCCTTGGTACCGCCATTATTTCCACCAGCCATGGCGTCATGACCGACCGCGATGCTCGCAAGCACAACGTCGGCGGCGAGATCATCGCTTACGTCTGGTAATTCGCTCGGTAGGTAGAAGGAAAGGAGATCACCGTGTCTCGTATCGGTAATAAGCCTGTCCAGATTCCCGCCGGAGTCGAAGTGGCAGTCAACGGCAACAACGTTGTCGTCAAGGGCCCCAAGGGCCAGCTCGAGCTCGATGTCTTTGAGAAGCTCGCTATCAACGTCGAGGACAACGTCCTCACCGTTTCCCGTCCCGACGACGAGCGTGAGACCCGTGCCCGCCACGGCCTCACCCGCGCCCTCATCCACAACATGGTTGTTGGCGTTTCCGAGGGCTTCGAGAAGAAGCTCGAGCTCGCCGGCGTCGGTTACCGCGTGCAGCAGAAGGGTAAGAACCTCGAGTTCTCCCTGGGCTTCTCGCACCCCGTGATCGTCGAGGCTCCCGAGGGCATCACCTTCGAGGTTCCCGACAACACCCACGTGAACGTCAAGGGTATCAACAAGCAGCAGGTCGGTCAGATCGCCGCTGAGATCCGCGGCCATCGTCCTCCCGAGCCTTACAAGGGCAAGGGTATCCACTATGTTGGCGAGCACATCCGCCGCAAGCTGGGTAAGGCCGCCAAGTAGTCGTAACCGACTCACTCGCATAAGACCAGCACCCCGTTAGGTGCTGGCAAGATCAACCTTTTTAGGAGTTTACGTATGAACAAGCATAAGGCGAAGCTGGAAGGCCTCAAGCGTCGTCAGCGTCGTGTTCGCGGCAAGGTCTCGGGTACCGCCGAGCGTCCGCGTCTTCGCGTGACCCGTACTAACGCCAACATCTATGCCCAGATCATCGACGACAGCAAGGGCTCCAGCCTGACGCTCGTCTCCGCCTCGACCCTCGAGGCCGAGTTCAAGGGCACCCACACCTCGAACAAGGAGGCTGCGGAGAAGGTCGGTCAGCTCGTTGGCAAGCGCGCCATCGAGGCCGGCATCACCAAGGTCGCCTTCGATCGTGGTGGCCGTATCTACCATGGCCGCGTCAAGGCCCTCGCCGACGGTGCTCGTGCCGCCGGTCTCGAGTTCTAGGAGGTATGTAGCACATGGCTCGTAATCAGAAGCAGCAGCGCGAGGCCTCCGAGTTCGAGGAGCGCGTCGTTTACATCAACCGCGTGTCGAAGACCGTCAAGGGTGGTCGTCGCATGAGCCTCGTCGCTCTCGTCGTCGTTGGCGACGGCAAGGGCAACGTCGGCGTTGGCATGGGCAAGTCCGCTGAGGTGCCCCTGGCCATCTCCAAGGCGTCTCTCGATGCCAAGAAGAACATGTTCCACGTGCCGGTGACCGAGCAGGGCACCATCCCGCACGAGGTTCTCGGCCACTTTGGTGCCGGCCGCATCATCATCAAGCCCGCTGTCGAGGGTACCGGTGTTATCGCCGGCGGCGCTGTGCGTCCCCTCTTCGAGCTTGCTGGCATCAAGAACGTCCTGTCCAAGTCCCTCGGTACCGACAACGGCCTCAACATCATCAAGGCTGCCGTCGAGGGCCTCAAGGAGCTCTCCAGCCCTGAGGACGTCGCGGCTCGCCGTGGCCTGACGGTCTCCGAGATGTTCGTCGGTAAGGAGAACTAAGCATGGCTGACACCATCAAGATCAAGCAGGTCCGCAGCACCAATGGTTGCAAGCAGGACCAGGTCCGTACTGTCCGTGCCCTCGGTCTCCACAGGATCCGCGAGGTTCGCGAGATTGCTGACAACGAGTCCGTCCGCGGCATGATCTTCAAGGTCAAGCACCTTGTCGAGATTGTAGAGGAGTAGCAAATGCAGCTTCACGATCTTACTCCCGCGCCCGGTTCCTCCAAGAACCGCAAGCGCGTCGGCCGTGGCAATTCTTCGGGTCACGGCACCACTTCTGGCCGCGGCCAGAAGGGCCAGGGTTCCCGCTCTGGCGGCACCAAGGGTGCCGGCTTCGAGGGTGGCCAGACTCCGCTGGCTATGCGCCTGCCCAAGCTTCCGGGCTTCCGCAACCCCCGTCGTATCGAGTACACCGCCGTCAACGTCGAGCGTCTCGAGCGTAAGTTCGAGGACGGCGCTGTGATCGACGGTGCCGCTCTTAAGGCCGCTCGCATCACCAAGAGCGAGTTCGAGCCCGTCAAGGTGCTCGGCAATGGTGAGCTCACCAAGAAGTTCACGGTCAAGGTCGACAAGGTCAGCGCTTCTGCGCAGGCCAAGATCGAGGCCGCCGGCGGAAAGGTCGAGCTGCCGTGCTAAATGGTCTTAAGAATGCTTTCCGCATCAAAGAACTGCGCGAAAAGATTCTTTTTACCATAGCTATGCTCGTCGTGTACCGCATTGGTGCGCACGTTCCTGTGCCCGGCATTCCCTTCCAGGGGATGCTGGGCCTTTTCTCGACCGGGAGCAACTCGGTCGCCGCAGGTGCTATGGCCCTCCTGAATCTTTTCTCTGGTGGCGCGTTGAGCTATGTCTCGGTGTTCTCTTTGGGCATCATGCCGTACATCACGAGCTCGATTATCCTCCAGATGCTCCAGGCCGTCGTGCCTTCCCTGCATGAGCTTGC
Protein-coding regions in this window:
- a CDS encoding YgeY family selenium metabolism-linked hydrolase; translated protein: MAKELDFDAIKAAAESHRADMTRFLRAMISHPSESCEEGEVVACIKAEMESLGYDEVKVDGLGNVMGFMGEGDKIIAIDSHIDTVGIGNIENWDADPYEGYETDEIIYGRGGSDQEGGMASATYAAKMMKDMGLIPEGYKIMVVGTVQEEDCDGMCWQYIYNKDGIKPEFVISTEPTDGGIYRGHRGRMEIRVDVHGTSCHGSAPDRGDNAIYKMADIIADVRALNNNGCDESTDIKGLVKMLDPKYNPEHFEDARFLGRGTCTVSQIFYTSPSRCAVADSCAISIDRRMTAGETWESCLDEIRNLPAAKKYGDDVKVSMYMYDRPSWTGEVYETEAYFPTWINKETAPHVKALVDAHKAMFGDGRIGCEPSMDKRTGRPLCDKWTFSTNCVSIQGRYGIPCVGFGPGAESQAHAPNEVTYKDDLVTAAAMYVAALNLYDPSQADGDATVFRAGLTNNKID
- the ygeW gene encoding knotted carbamoyltransferase YgeW, which translates into the protein MDAKFTELVEQLNGLDFKGMYGSDFLHTWDKTTDELKALYIVADALRELRENNVSSKIFDSGLAVSLFRDNSTRTRFSFSKAANLLGLELQDLDEKKSQIAHGETVRETATMISFMADVIGIRDDMYIGKGDAYMAEVSESVQQAYEDGVLDHRPTLISLQSDSDHPTQSSADMLYLINEFGGLENLKGKKVAVTWAYSPSYGKPLSCPQSLISLLPRFGMDVTLAHPEGYDLMPEVVERAKGYAAESGTTFKQVNTMAEAFEGADIVIPKSWAPFAAMEKRTNLYAEGDDAGIAALEKELLAQNATHQDWCSTTELMEKTANGQDTIFMHPLPADISGVSCEHGEVNADVFDMHRVGMYKEASYKPYAIAAMMFLQKVADPAAALKALDERNTARWFQA
- the arcC gene encoding carbamate kinase, translated to MAKRIVVALGGNALGANLPEQMEAVKTTSKAIVDLIEEGNEVVVVHGNGPQVGMIANAMAELTRSNPQKYIPCPLSVCGAMSQGYIGYDLQNALREEMLDRNIDKGVATVLTQVEVAADDPAFADPVKPIGPWMSEAEAKELEADRGYQFIHDEKQGFRRVVASPKPVNIVELDTIKSLVESNHVVISCGGGGIPVTKSQGNHLKGAAAVIDKDFAAEKLAEQLDADALIILTAVEKVAIGFGTDHEQWLDTLSTADVKRLSEANEFGRGSMLPKVQAASTFAESKPGRTALITLLEKARDGLAGKTGTTFTGDAE
- a CDS encoding nucleotidyltransferase family protein, coding for MKLGCVIMASGEGKRFGSNKMLADIYGEPLIARTIDSVPRGFDVVVSTRWPEVAQICEDKHCPCVLHDGELRSESVRAGLSWGVERNWKGCLFLPGDQPLVSSDSFEAMVRAFDERGRKHPVRLACNGEPSSPVLFPAELFDALMCLEGKDGGCSILKSRIDVVLVETRAYELWDVDTAKGQQRITEHIAACSYFDRVANCINQ
- the hydA gene encoding dihydropyrimidinase; this translates as MIIIKNGALVTPQGLRRADLAMEGDKIVRIAAAIEPAEGDTVEDAAGCWVFPGFIDGHTHMQCWTGMDWTADSFETGTRAAACGGTTTIVDYATADRGVTMPDALGEWHRRADGTCTANYAFHMALAEWNERNRADLSAMREAGVSSFKTYFAYDHLRLDDAETLEVLEELKYIGGILCVHCENGTLVNELQKRVFEQGIHGPEGHALSRPDVCEAEAVSRLLYLAHLAGDAPVNVVHLSTKLGLEAIRAAKARGQKNIYVETCPQYLMLDDTCYLEQGEDGFAGAKYVMSPPLRHAGDRAALREALVAGEIDTIATDHCSFNLHGQKDRGRDDFRAIPNGGPGVEHRPVAIATSFEGQLGPEDLCRLMSENPARVFGMYPRKGCLAEGADADVCVWDPKARWTISAATQHQAVDYTPLEGFEAHGRARAVFVNGVLAARDGEPTGAQPGRYVPR
- the yqeC gene encoding selenium cofactor biosynthesis protein YqeC; the protein is METTSGNLASALKIEPGITAIIGSGGKSTLLKTLGLELMRAGGRVLLCTTTHMFPVAGVPWDGSSRRLDAVPWKPGALHVPGCTCEACAGMSRGSICQAGVLDPETGKLSAPAEPLNELAQRFDYVLAEADGSKRLPLKAHAAWEPVIPAATANVVWVVGASGLGKPVAEVVHRPELFCERCGCEPTDAATPEHVAMVLNAELRMLNLNNARIMLNQVDTLADPAVAGRFETALSRPIVATSLKG
- the yqeB gene encoding selenium-dependent molybdenum cofactor biosynthesis protein YqeB; translation: MLVYIRGAGDIATGVAARLVRAGVSVVMADIAVPTCIRRTISFCEAIRLGEVEVEGIRARLAQTPAEALAITEAGDVAVVVDPQAKMLGELKPAAVVDAILAKRNLGTTRDMAPAVIAVGPGFTAPVDCDAVVETMRGHFLGRVITQGSPQPNTGVPGIIAGYGKERVIHSPAAGVFRSDRAIGDIVSAGNVIGYAGDMPMRTQIDGCLRGLLANGVQATEGFKCADVDPRGDASYINYISDKATSVGGGVLEALAMLTDVFRG
- a CDS encoding XdhC family protein, producing MEKLDVVNAALAALRAGETCELVVVAGTAGSSPRGVGAWMTVFADGSQAGTIGGGKIELFALDEARELLSAGRSRLVRYTMGGENSDTGMICGGAICLCYLHLDATQAPLFQEIADVLAYRRIGDFVIDFEPFIASALEGDVAEYHGEESRRTIVGCPGLSLVEEGSKVTYTNAASEIPPAHIETLCPEGLTYIFGCGHVGAATARVLTAAGFAVVACDDRPGTLTPEWVPGVYDRRLVDYKKLSELCPIGPRDLVVVATAGHKSDIDVVIQAMRAKPAYLGCLGSRRKTAFVRARLEQEGFTQEQIGELHLPIGVAIEAEDPEEIAISIAAEMIHLRRTKLVPRKR